The following proteins come from a genomic window of Pseudomonas putida:
- a CDS encoding glycosyltransferase, with amino-acid sequence MNQQTLVSIAIPAFNPEFFRATLLSALNQDYSALQVLVCDDSRGPEIQRIVDEVVSETGKPVRYVRNPQTLGFARNLLACLEHAEGPLIKFLCDDDRLFPECVGLQAAVMEQHADVSMTICQRMLCAADDALLPPRMLNAVMCPEDAVVKGSDLLEALETNAPNLFGGLSHALMRRDLVAEYLPALVQEGSGFVARLDMALYICLMRQGNLGHLSRFLSMERLHPARLSHQAGMTLAFPIETDWIKAMLAARASEAAPASGWVRYLSLERYHGEQGAQWDEYELNRLYGAQQARQAQQVGTDCLSFDELYAQWLECRDLSAAQLKALPKRFEQWARQPRIVPVIWAEAGDELALRATLDSLAAQSYAAAGTWLLAPATLELAGHPVGFERMLVQGNGLAQVQARLARAGDADWILLLRAGDRLVPHALAIMGERMALRERACIYVDEGSHDGLRPTTPIFKPDFNLDLMRSLPYVGRVLAFNCAALREVGGFDPDFDTLAPHDLLWRLAESQGLQVIEHIDELLVHCQWDFGQWLHDPRCVRQAPRVVQAHLRRLGVDAVVVGAEGISLCQVAYQHPEQALVSILVTLGDDLSTVMRCVESLFEHTQYGHFEVLLIASPDTPTDLRQWLLAMQRLGSDQLRVIEVASGSQVAQLNQASEAARGDYLLMLDSACTAFDRPWLAELMAQAQRPEVGVVAPKLCTRTGEVFGAGLVLGLHGGVSSPFVGMPADSGGYMLRLNAVQNWSALSLDCLLVRRELFATLGGFDEQGLKGGLQDADLCLRIREQGYLAVWTPHAVLVRFASTRDARTDSKRKVLDKDIFHERWLDKVARDPAYNRNLSLKMASFNLDAGQRRGWDPFISRVLPSVLALPINTSAVGHYRVAQPFTELERAGWIQGRLDFSTPEMIEIEREKPDVMILQCRYTSNSIDEITRFKRLSNARRIYEIDDYIIDVPKKNAHARNMPANMRELVTQGIALCDRVVVSTQPLADALSGMHHDIRVVPNMLAAPLWAGLASERQTSARPRVGWAGGTSHRGDLELLLDVIKALADEVDWVFFGMCPDALRPYVKEFHKGVPLALYPQKLANLNLDLALAPLEQNLFNDCKSNLRLLEYGACGFPVICTDTKAYDGYLPCTRVRNNTSEQWLDAIRMHLADPQASYRQGDALREVVLRDYVLMPQHLQQWANAWLAD; translated from the coding sequence GTGAATCAACAGACCCTCGTCAGCATCGCCATACCCGCCTTCAACCCCGAGTTCTTCCGCGCCACCTTGCTTAGCGCGCTCAACCAGGATTACTCGGCACTGCAAGTGCTGGTCTGCGATGACAGCCGTGGCCCGGAGATCCAGCGTATCGTCGACGAGGTGGTGAGCGAGACCGGCAAGCCGGTGCGCTACGTGCGCAACCCACAAACCCTTGGCTTCGCCCGTAACCTGCTGGCGTGCCTGGAGCATGCTGAAGGGCCGCTGATCAAGTTTCTCTGTGACGACGACCGACTGTTCCCTGAATGTGTCGGCCTGCAGGCCGCGGTCATGGAGCAGCATGCCGATGTCAGCATGACCATCTGCCAGCGCATGCTGTGCGCGGCCGACGATGCTTTGCTACCGCCGCGCATGCTCAATGCTGTGATGTGCCCGGAGGATGCGGTAGTCAAGGGCAGCGACTTGCTCGAAGCGTTGGAGACAAACGCCCCCAACCTGTTCGGCGGCCTTAGCCATGCACTGATGCGCCGTGACCTGGTGGCCGAGTACCTGCCGGCGTTGGTGCAGGAGGGCAGTGGGTTTGTCGCGCGCCTGGACATGGCGCTGTACATTTGCCTCATGCGCCAAGGCAATCTGGGGCACCTGTCACGCTTCCTCAGCATGGAGCGCCTGCACCCTGCGCGCCTGAGTCACCAGGCAGGCATGACCTTGGCCTTCCCCATCGAGACCGACTGGATAAAGGCAATGCTGGCCGCGCGGGCAAGCGAGGCTGCACCGGCCAGTGGCTGGGTACGCTATCTGTCGCTGGAGCGTTACCACGGCGAGCAGGGCGCGCAGTGGGACGAGTACGAACTCAACCGCCTGTACGGGGCTCAGCAGGCCCGCCAGGCGCAACAGGTTGGTACCGACTGCCTGTCGTTTGACGAGTTGTATGCCCAGTGGCTGGAGTGTCGTGACCTGTCGGCTGCACAACTCAAGGCGTTGCCCAAGCGCTTCGAACAGTGGGCCCGGCAGCCGCGTATCGTCCCTGTGATCTGGGCCGAGGCGGGTGATGAACTGGCCCTTCGTGCGACCCTCGACAGCCTTGCGGCGCAGTCCTATGCGGCGGCCGGCACCTGGCTGCTGGCGCCTGCGACGCTGGAATTGGCAGGTCACCCGGTCGGGTTTGAGCGCATGCTCGTGCAGGGCAATGGCCTGGCCCAGGTGCAGGCGCGCCTGGCACGTGCAGGTGATGCCGACTGGATCCTGCTGTTGCGCGCTGGCGACCGCCTCGTGCCCCATGCTCTGGCGATCATGGGCGAGCGCATGGCACTTCGCGAGCGGGCCTGTATCTACGTCGACGAAGGTAGCCATGACGGGCTGCGCCCGACAACACCAATCTTCAAGCCAGATTTCAACCTCGACCTGATGCGCAGCCTGCCGTATGTAGGGCGCGTACTGGCATTCAACTGTGCCGCTCTGCGCGAGGTCGGCGGCTTCGACCCGGACTTCGATACCCTTGCACCCCACGACCTGCTCTGGCGCCTGGCGGAAAGCCAGGGCCTGCAGGTCATCGAGCACATAGACGAACTCCTGGTGCATTGCCAGTGGGACTTTGGCCAGTGGCTGCACGACCCGCGCTGCGTGCGGCAGGCGCCACGCGTGGTTCAGGCCCATTTGCGACGCCTGGGCGTCGATGCCGTGGTTGTCGGTGCCGAAGGCATATCGTTGTGCCAGGTGGCGTACCAGCACCCGGAGCAAGCCTTGGTCTCGATCCTGGTGACGCTCGGTGACGACCTGAGCACGGTAATGCGTTGTGTCGAGTCCCTGTTCGAACACACCCAGTATGGCCATTTCGAGGTGCTGCTGATTGCCTCGCCGGATACACCGACCGACCTGCGTCAATGGCTCCTGGCCATGCAGCGGCTTGGCAGCGATCAGCTACGTGTGATCGAGGTCGCCAGCGGCAGCCAGGTGGCGCAGTTGAATCAGGCCAGCGAGGCCGCCCGTGGCGATTACTTGCTGATGCTCGACAGCGCCTGCACCGCCTTCGACCGGCCATGGTTGGCGGAGTTGATGGCCCAGGCCCAGCGCCCGGAGGTCGGCGTGGTTGCGCCCAAGTTGTGTACCCGCACTGGCGAGGTGTTTGGCGCCGGGCTGGTTCTGGGGCTGCATGGCGGCGTCAGCAGCCCGTTCGTCGGCATGCCGGCTGACAGTGGCGGCTACATGCTCCGGCTCAATGCCGTGCAGAACTGGAGTGCGCTGAGCCTGGACTGCCTGCTGGTGCGCCGCGAGCTGTTCGCCACGCTGGGCGGTTTCGACGAGCAGGGACTCAAGGGCGGCCTACAGGACGCGGACCTCTGCCTGCGCATCCGCGAACAAGGCTATCTGGCGGTGTGGACACCCCATGCAGTGCTCGTTCGCTTCGCCTCCACTCGCGACGCGCGGACCGACAGCAAGCGCAAGGTGCTGGACAAGGACATCTTCCATGAACGCTGGTTGGACAAGGTTGCCCGTGACCCTGCCTACAACCGCAACCTGAGCCTGAAGATGGCGAGCTTCAACCTTGATGCCGGACAGCGTCGTGGCTGGGACCCGTTCATCAGCCGTGTGCTGCCGTCGGTGTTGGCGCTGCCGATCAACACCTCGGCGGTTGGTCACTACCGGGTGGCGCAGCCGTTCACCGAGCTGGAGCGCGCGGGCTGGATACAGGGGCGGCTTGATTTCAGTACACCCGAGATGATCGAGATCGAGCGTGAGAAGCCCGACGTGATGATCTTGCAGTGCCGCTACACGAGCAACTCGATCGATGAAATCACGCGCTTCAAGCGCCTGTCGAACGCCCGGCGCATCTACGAGATCGACGACTACATCATCGACGTGCCGAAAAAGAACGCCCATGCGCGGAACATGCCGGCCAACATGCGTGAGCTGGTCACCCAAGGTATTGCCCTGTGCGACCGGGTGGTTGTGTCGACCCAGCCGCTAGCCGATGCCTTGTCGGGCATGCACCACGATATCCGGGTAGTCCCCAACATGCTAGCCGCCCCCCTGTGGGCTGGGCTGGCCAGCGAGCGTCAGACTAGCGCGCGGCCGCGCGTGGGCTGGGCCGGGGGCACCAGCCACCGTGGCGATCTGGAGCTGTTGCTGGACGTCATCAAGGCCCTGGCCGACGAGGTCGACTGGGTGTTCTTCGGCATGTGCCCGGATGCGTTGCGGCCTTACGTGAAGGAATTTCACAAAGGCGTGCCCTTGGCGTTGTACCCGCAGAAGTTGGCCAACCTCAACCTCGACCTGGCACTGGCACCGCTCGAACAGAACCTGTTCAACGACTGCAAGAGCAACTTGCGCCTGCTTGAATATGGCGCGTGCGGCTTCCCGGTGATCTGCACCGATACCAAGGCCTATGACGGCTACCTGCCGTGCACACGGGTGCGCAACAACACGTCCGAACAGTGGCTGGATGCGATTCGCATGCACCTGGCCGACCCCCAGGCCAGCTACCGCCAGGGTGATGCCCTGCGCGAAGTGGTACTGCGTGACTACGTGCTGATGCCACAGCATCTGCAGCAGTGGGCCAACGCCTGGTTGGCGGACTGA
- a CDS encoding glycosyltransferase, which produces MHYYRQAGIACLALDALEGHSPAALCSARLEQALQQVATPLVSLTLDADFVQAPALDSAAASLSANPAALAAQGYALGYAPGNSQVAYYKIGHPFPLLEGESVLARMRVHALSNQPAWRAVVRVEGMRAALASLPEDLDFAGWRVALSLALLAEGQFIQLDQTDVICELAPRSVSAVAREEQLARTVRLLRAWDAQRAGVFADESAFVVLNRLVRGSYDAGEPPLLFTSRWTSVIADPDRQFEPRQYVEMPYYQNTLFQRLTELEFLCHAWPTGREHRHALEGTWVRQRELLEVHPNDTTETLQQRYWQALALGLFTRDVCQRLLATLKGEEHAEKVRELSAWLEHLDGVPGQDVPGWLATTGSGQLLQALAAATPTAAVRQRVLAQLAKRPGPQIAFMVVDLEDDDLALQATFDSLLATGLRNFKLVVLKAGKPPAITTARDTLHFIQVEPSNWVSHLNQAVRQVQSEWLMLLQAGDVLANGGLLRLQLELSESPACDVICADEVQRDADGRLLGIMRPGSDLDVLRSQPGLMSRHWLLRRQVVLDLGGFDSRLGHALEYDLLLRLVEERGVGGMAHMDEYLVIGSQASESMPAEALEILDRHLKRLGYRGQASEQGAAGLVIDFRHGSTPLVSVLMVYEGNRSALERSLTSLFQRTRYPRYEVVLACAQDQHDLLSEALQPFAGRVRLVTAEAAENPFNQAAMQARGEYLVLLSERCQVVTPAWIEALLNQAQRPEVGVVGARLVDSDGGLAHAGYDLLAGPRVHTPWAGVPGSHGCWSGVVRGCRAVSGDCLMVRASVFEQCGGMQAVLAADVDLCLTVAAAGSLVVLAPQAQLAIEGPAALAPEAVQQLLAKWPGAFTREVATDGQGGHAEAAWLVPFK; this is translated from the coding sequence CTGCATTATTATCGTCAGGCTGGCATTGCCTGCCTGGCATTGGATGCGCTTGAAGGGCACAGCCCTGCGGCGTTGTGCAGTGCGCGCCTGGAGCAGGCGCTGCAGCAGGTGGCGACACCGCTGGTCAGTCTGACCCTGGATGCAGACTTCGTGCAGGCTCCGGCGCTGGACAGCGCTGCCGCCAGCCTGAGCGCCAACCCTGCGGCGCTGGCAGCCCAAGGCTACGCTTTGGGGTATGCCCCGGGCAACAGCCAGGTAGCCTATTACAAGATAGGCCATCCGTTCCCACTGCTGGAGGGCGAGAGCGTGCTGGCGCGCATGCGCGTGCATGCCCTGTCCAACCAGCCGGCCTGGCGCGCCGTGGTCAGGGTCGAAGGGATGCGTGCGGCACTTGCCAGTCTGCCCGAGGATCTGGATTTCGCCGGCTGGCGTGTGGCGCTGTCGTTGGCGTTGCTGGCTGAAGGGCAATTCATCCAGCTGGACCAGACCGACGTGATCTGTGAGCTGGCGCCGCGCAGTGTGTCGGCAGTTGCCCGGGAAGAACAGTTGGCGCGTACCGTACGCCTGTTGCGCGCATGGGATGCGCAACGCGCGGGTGTGTTCGCCGACGAATCCGCCTTCGTTGTGCTCAATCGCCTGGTGCGTGGCAGCTATGATGCAGGCGAGCCGCCGCTGCTGTTCACCTCTCGCTGGACCAGCGTGATTGCCGACCCGGACCGGCAGTTCGAACCCCGGCAGTATGTGGAGATGCCGTACTATCAGAACACCCTGTTCCAGCGCCTGACCGAGCTTGAATTCCTCTGTCATGCCTGGCCGACAGGGCGTGAGCACCGTCATGCGCTGGAGGGCACCTGGGTTCGTCAGCGGGAACTGCTCGAAGTGCACCCCAACGACACCACCGAGACTTTGCAGCAACGCTACTGGCAGGCGCTGGCGCTGGGCTTGTTTACCCGGGACGTCTGCCAACGCCTGCTCGCGACTCTCAAGGGCGAGGAGCATGCGGAAAAGGTGCGTGAGTTGAGTGCCTGGCTGGAGCACCTCGACGGCGTTCCCGGCCAGGATGTGCCTGGGTGGCTCGCGACCACCGGCTCGGGCCAGCTTTTACAGGCGCTGGCGGCGGCGACACCGACGGCGGCGGTGCGTCAGCGCGTGCTTGCGCAACTGGCCAAGCGGCCAGGCCCACAGATTGCCTTCATGGTGGTGGACCTCGAGGATGATGACCTTGCCTTGCAGGCGACTTTCGACAGTCTGCTGGCCACAGGTCTGCGCAATTTCAAACTGGTGGTGCTCAAGGCCGGTAAACCGCCAGCCATCACCACGGCGCGGGATACCTTGCATTTCATTCAGGTCGAGCCAAGTAACTGGGTGTCGCACCTGAATCAGGCTGTGCGCCAGGTGCAGAGCGAATGGCTGATGCTGTTGCAGGCGGGCGATGTGCTCGCCAACGGTGGCTTGTTACGCTTGCAGCTGGAGCTGAGCGAGTCGCCGGCCTGCGATGTGATCTGTGCCGATGAGGTGCAGCGTGATGCCGACGGCCGTCTGCTGGGCATCATGCGTCCCGGCAGCGATCTGGATGTGCTGCGCAGCCAGCCGGGCCTGATGTCTCGTCACTGGCTGCTGCGCCGACAGGTCGTGCTTGATCTGGGGGGCTTCGACAGCCGCCTCGGCCATGCGCTCGAGTACGACTTGCTGCTGCGTCTGGTGGAGGAGCGGGGTGTCGGCGGTATGGCTCACATGGATGAGTATCTGGTAATCGGCAGTCAGGCATCGGAATCGATGCCTGCCGAGGCGCTGGAAATTCTCGACCGCCACCTGAAGCGGCTGGGCTATCGGGGGCAGGCGAGCGAACAGGGTGCTGCCGGGTTGGTCATCGATTTTCGACACGGCTCGACGCCATTGGTCAGCGTATTGATGGTCTATGAGGGCAATCGATCCGCGCTTGAACGCAGCCTGACCAGTCTGTTCCAGCGCACTCGCTATCCCCGCTACGAAGTCGTGCTTGCCTGCGCTCAGGATCAACACGATTTGTTGTCCGAAGCGCTTCAGCCGTTCGCTGGCCGCGTACGTCTGGTGACTGCCGAGGCAGCGGAGAATCCGTTCAACCAGGCAGCCATGCAGGCGCGTGGTGAATACCTGGTGTTGCTGAGTGAACGCTGCCAGGTGGTCACCCCGGCCTGGATTGAGGCGCTGCTCAACCAGGCGCAACGGCCCGAGGTCGGGGTTGTCGGCGCGCGCCTGGTCGACAGTGATGGCGGTCTCGCCCATGCCGGATACGATTTGCTTGCCGGGCCGCGGGTGCACACGCCCTGGGCGGGGGTACCGGGCAGCCATGGTTGCTGGTCTGGCGTCGTGCGTGGCTGCCGAGCGGTATCGGGGGATTGCCTGATGGTGCGCGCAAGCGTGTTCGAACAGTGTGGTGGGATGCAGGCGGTGCTGGCGGCAGATGTCGACTTGTGCCTCACTGTGGCAGCTGCTGGCAGCCTCGTGGTGCTTGCACCGCAGGCGCAGTTGGCGATCGAGGGCCCTGCTGCTCTGGCTCCTGAGGCTGTTCAGCAATTGCTGGCGAAATGGCCTGGCGCCTTCACCCGCGAAGTTGCTACTGACGGCCAGGGGGGGCACGCCGAAGCCGCTTGGCTCGTCCCGTTCAAGTAG